The Aliidongia dinghuensis genome includes the window CTCGTGCGCCAGGTTTGTGCATCCTAGGCGTTACGATGTTCGATCCGATGTTGATAAAGGGGCCGCGGGAAGTCGGCCAAGATCGATCGAGGATCGGTTATCGCCGAAATTTGGTCCGTTCGCCAATCTCAATTTTTGGGCGAGGAGTGGCGGATTTTAGCCTTGAGTGATCGGCCTCACGAGCTTGCGTCGTCGTGAGGCGGATACGAAGCCGAAACATCACGGATCACTTCATCCGAAAGTTTCCGCCCGCGCGCCAACCGACGCCCAAGCGCTTCGATGAAGCCTTCGTACCGTTCACGGCCCTTCGTCTGCGCAGCGGCGAGCGCCGCTTCCGGCAGAGCCGGGGTACTGGTCAGCCAGAAGCGAACAAAGACCGCCAACGCCTCGTTCGAGATGTCGACGTGCCGCTCGATCCGCTCAAGATGGCGGCTCATCCGGTCAAGCCGCCGCGCCAATGCCGCTTCGAGCCGATCGGCGCCGTCGGGAGAAAGATGCGAGGCAAGCGCCGCTTCCACCACCAGCGCTTGGGGGACGCGCTTCCTGGCGGCGTAGTCAGCGAGCTTGCTGGCGAGATCGGGCGGAAGACGGAATGTGTGC containing:
- a CDS encoding CopG family transcriptional regulator gives rise to the protein MRTKHTFRLPPDLASKLADYAARKRVPQALVVEAALASHLSPDGADRLEAALARRLDRMSRHLERIERHVDISNEALAVFVRFWLTSTPALPEAALAAAQTKGRERYEGFIEALGRRLARGRKLSDEVIRDVSASYPPHDDASS